One genomic window of Polyangium aurulentum includes the following:
- a CDS encoding DUF4388 domain-containing protein, which produces MASAARVLVIDDSPTILKVVSAILARHGYEPTSARDGLAGIELIKKGPKFDLVLLDFVMPRMNGYQFCRELRSNPAHRTLPVVLMSAKGDKIRGTFVQQTGAVDAITKPFDARALVAVVEGALAKTAEGRQRPIPEGEKMPEEDAIPVESMPRPSIQARNAKQRAGVEFAQQVATALVPSILALSPEDRASEASVMAAVARAMTQDVLASLALTLKDFELAEGVREAMSGDLAAVPLAEILQVLGMQRQTGVLHVTNNRTAITISMRQGYIDFVQSRGASDEYRLGRYFLEKGVLSREQLDGLLSELRGTKKLLGEELVNRELVSREVLVEALQKQTSELIYDMLRWPYGRFSFTKEAFRPEADMAKLGLGVSALVLEGFRRVDEWRLMEGTINFDQVLVVDNIALESLAPGQLSRTEQLVLDAVNGQRTVSEIVKESTVGSFDAVKVIYQFMQSRLLRPRAT; this is translated from the coding sequence ATGGCAAGCGCCGCGCGTGTCCTGGTCATCGACGACAGTCCCACCATCCTCAAGGTGGTCAGCGCGATCCTGGCGCGGCACGGATACGAGCCCACCAGCGCGCGCGACGGGCTCGCCGGCATCGAGCTCATCAAGAAGGGTCCGAAGTTCGACCTCGTCCTTCTCGACTTCGTGATGCCGCGGATGAACGGCTACCAGTTCTGCCGCGAGCTGCGCTCGAACCCCGCGCACCGCACGCTGCCCGTCGTGCTGATGAGCGCCAAGGGCGACAAGATCCGCGGCACGTTCGTCCAGCAAACGGGCGCCGTCGACGCAATCACGAAGCCGTTCGACGCGCGCGCTCTCGTCGCCGTCGTCGAGGGCGCGCTCGCCAAGACCGCCGAGGGCCGCCAGCGCCCCATCCCCGAGGGCGAGAAGATGCCCGAGGAGGACGCGATCCCCGTCGAGAGCATGCCGCGCCCGAGCATCCAGGCGCGCAACGCCAAGCAGCGCGCCGGCGTGGAGTTCGCGCAGCAGGTCGCGACGGCGCTCGTGCCCTCGATCCTCGCGCTCTCGCCGGAGGACCGCGCGAGCGAAGCCTCGGTGATGGCCGCCGTCGCGCGCGCGATGACGCAGGACGTGCTCGCGAGCCTCGCGCTCACCTTGAAGGACTTCGAGCTCGCCGAGGGCGTGCGCGAGGCCATGTCGGGCGACCTCGCCGCCGTGCCGCTCGCCGAGATCCTCCAGGTGCTCGGCATGCAGCGCCAGACCGGCGTCCTGCACGTCACCAACAACCGCACCGCGATCACCATCTCGATGCGGCAGGGCTACATCGACTTCGTCCAGTCGCGCGGCGCCTCCGACGAGTACCGGCTCGGCCGCTACTTCCTCGAGAAGGGCGTCCTGTCGCGCGAGCAGCTCGATGGCCTGCTGAGCGAGCTGCGCGGGACGAAGAAGCTGCTCGGCGAGGAGCTCGTCAACCGCGAGCTCGTCAGCCGCGAGGTGCTGGTCGAGGCGCTGCAGAAACAGACCAGCGAGCTGATTTACGACATGCTCCGCTGGCCCTACGGCCGCTTCTCCTTCACCAAGGAGGCGTTCCGCCCCGAGGCGGACATGGCCAAGCTCGGGCTCGGCGTGAGCGCGCTCGTGCTCGAGGGCTTCCGCCGCGTCGACGAGTGGCGGCTGATGGAGGGCACGATCAACTTCGATCAGGTCCTCGTGGTCGACAACATCGCGCTCGAGAGCCTCGCGCCGGGGCAGCTCTCGCGGACCGAGCAGCTCGTGCTCGACGCGGTCAACGGCCAGCGCACCGTGAGCGAGATCGTCAAGGAGAGCACCGTGGGCTCGTTCGACGCGGTGAAGGTCATCTATCAGTTCATGCAATCGCGCCTGCTGAGACCGCGCGCGACGTGA